Proteins found in one Arachis stenosperma cultivar V10309 chromosome 8, arast.V10309.gnm1.PFL2, whole genome shotgun sequence genomic segment:
- the LOC130945541 gene encoding protein FAR1-RELATED SEQUENCE 11-like — MSHSEEDDCYIEEEENKYDNDKTTDGKVEAAVLSANNFLNQQFVNYEEAYECYVRYAKCVGFGVRKRDAAADSTGNYVRHKFVCNRAGVREKKCYATTSKIRKQKPETRTNCNAMLSIYLDKSCSMWKVRKIVEDHNHPLIPFKLVHQIPNHRTISDADKAQVDSMHRHGLPPSKIMGLNDGQAGGYEFAGFTKKDLDNYIERNLRSKIIEGDVNATLTYLHGKAEDEPMMIVRHSLTDDDKLEH; from the coding sequence atgtCACATTCTGAAGAGGATGACTGTTATATAGAGGAGGAGGAAAATAAATACGATAATGATAAAACTACTGATGGTAAGGTGGAAGCTGCTGTTCTGAGTgcaaataattttttgaatcaGCAATTTGTAAATTATGAAGAAGCTTACGAATGTTATGTAAGGTATGCCAAGTGTGTGGGGTTTGGAGTTCGAAAGAGGGATGCAGCTGCTGATAGTACTGGCAATTATGTTCGACATAAATTCGTGTGCAACAGAGCAGGTGTGAGAGAGAAGAAATGCTATGCAACTACTAGTAAGATAAGAAAGCAGAAGCCTGAGACCAGAACAAATTGTAATGCAATGTTGTCAATTTATCTTGACAAGAGTTGTTCAATGTGGAAAGTTAGAAAGATTGTGGAGGATCATAACCATCCTTTGATACCGTTTAAATTAGTTCACCAAATTCCAAATCATCGTACAATATCAGATGCAGACAAGGCACAAGTGGATAGCATGCATAGACATGGCCTCCCACCTTCGAAGATCATGGGTCTTAATGATGGACAAGCCGGTGGTTATGAATTTGCTGGTTTTACAAAAAAAGATTTGGATAACTATATTGAAAGAAATCTACGTTCAAAGATCATTGAAGGAGATGTAAATGCAACTCTTACTTATTTGCATGGAAAAGCAGAGGATGAACCTATGATGATTGTGAGACATAGTTTAACAGATGACGATAAATTGGAACATTGA
- the LOC130943426 gene encoding uncharacterized protein LOC130943426 isoform X2 — MRFALLNLLYFLLLFNNSLNLNSQFSCVPFNLLFLRSLYLYICNDLVFKLIHARVVWELNDDLEKTSILFEQAIQATFGIGLKKQKDFETKNEKLMSRSFGITKKYHSSKVEKQ, encoded by the exons ATGAGGTTTGCTCTATTAAATTTGCTCTATTTCCTACTCCTGTTTAATAATTCCCTAAATTTGAATTCTCAATTCTCATGTGTGccttttaatttgttatttttgaGATCTTTGTATCTATACATTTGTAATGATTTAGTTTTTAAACTTATACATGCTAGGGTTGTGTGGGAACTTAATGATGATCTAGAAAAGACTTCAATTTTGTTTGAGCAAGCAATTCAGGCTACCTTCGGGATAG GgctaaagaagcaaaaagattttgaaacaAAGAATGAAAAATTGATGAGCAGAAGCTTTG GTATTACTAAAAAGTATCATAGCTCAAAAGTTGAGAAGCA ATAG
- the LOC130943426 gene encoding uncharacterized protein LOC130943426 isoform X1 yields MRFALLNLLYFLLLFNNSLNLNSQFSCVPFNLLFLRSLYLYICNDLVFKLIHARVVWELNDDLEKTSILFEQAIQATFGIGLKKQKDFETKNEKLMSRSFGFGCKIMAHKFDLLGITKKYHSSKVEKQ; encoded by the exons ATGAGGTTTGCTCTATTAAATTTGCTCTATTTCCTACTCCTGTTTAATAATTCCCTAAATTTGAATTCTCAATTCTCATGTGTGccttttaatttgttatttttgaGATCTTTGTATCTATACATTTGTAATGATTTAGTTTTTAAACTTATACATGCTAGGGTTGTGTGGGAACTTAATGATGATCTAGAAAAGACTTCAATTTTGTTTGAGCAAGCAATTCAGGCTACCTTCGGGATAG GgctaaagaagcaaaaagattttgaaacaAAGAATGAAAAATTGATGAGCAGAAGCTTTG GCTTTGGCTGTAAAATTATGGCACACAAGTTTGATTTGTTGG GTATTACTAAAAAGTATCATAGCTCAAAAGTTGAGAAGCA ATAG
- the LOC130945542 gene encoding protein FAR1-RELATED SEQUENCE 5-like, giving the protein MNKHPSLVITDGDNAMKSAIEEVFPNATHRLCAWHLYKNAVSHIKDPKFREEFKKCLYAKFECDEFEEYWHDMVKRFNLVGNDWVEKQYRRKEQWATAYLSSKFCAGFRTTSRCEGINSFIKSFVDSRDSILALVRNLERALRDYRNNEIVAEFKTINGEHVPTTGLHSLERHAASMYTREIFWEILEEIKNVAALDIVWSGSRSTTTEYKIIKYGRSDHEYIVLYDQDTQKMEQIKELLETLILKRWTKDVKKIDDDQGNINGKEDEERSILMRMGALRGVFSNSLAKIVHTPVAQFPFRDVVCSIQIFVMYDVEVVFVIGGCLVFSQNLDFDSDK; this is encoded by the exons ATGAATAAGCATCCGAGTCTTGTCATAACAGATGGTGATAATGCCATGAAGAGTGCAATTGAAGAAGTTTTTCCAAATGCTACCCATAGATTGTGTGCTTGGCATCTGTATAAAAATGCAGTATCTCATATCAAGGACCCAAAATTTCGTGAGGAATTTAAGAAATGCTTGTATGCCAAATTTGAATGTGATGAATTTGAAGAGTATTGGCATGACATGGTTAAAAGGTTTAATCTTGTGGGAAATGATTGGGTAGAGAAACAATATAGAAGGAAAGAACAGTGGGCTACTGCTTATTTGAGTAGCAAGTTCTGCGCTGGATTTAGAACTACATCCAGATGTGAAGGCATAAATTCTTTCATTAAAAGCTTTGTTGACTCAAGGGATAGTATACTTGCATTGGTGCGAAACCTAGAACGTGCTTTAAGGGACTACAGAAATAATGAAATTGTTGCTgaattcaaaacaataaatgGAGAACATGTGCCCACAACAGGTTTACATTCTCTTGAGCGTCATGCTGCGTCAATGTATACTAGGGAGATATTTTGGGAAATATTAGAAGAGATTAAAAATGTGGCAGCTTTGGATATTGTGTGGTCTGGTAGTCGTTCAACAACTACAGAGTACAAGATCATCAAGTATGGAAGATCTGATCATGAGTACATTGTTTTATATGATCAAGATACTCAAAAAATG GAACAGATCAAGGAATTGCTAGAAACTCTTATATTGAAAAGATGGACTAAAGACGTTAAAAAAATTGACGATGATCAAGGTAACATAAACGGAAAAGAGGATGAAGAAAGGAGCATTCTGATGCGGATGGGTGCATTAAGAGGAGTCTTCTCCAACTCCCTGGCCAAGATAGTGCACACACCAGTGGCCCAATTTCCATTTCGG GATGTGGTTTGTAGCATTCAGATATTTGTGATGTATGACGTAGAAGTGGTTTTCGTAATTGGTGGTTGTTTGGTTTTCTCCCAAAATTTGGATTTCGATTCTGACAAGTGA